A stretch of Caenorhabditis elegans chromosome IV DNA encodes these proteins:
- the F13H10.8 gene encoding Small subunit of serine palmitoyltransferase (Confirmed by transcript evidence), translating to MSTTATATTTTTKAFENDYGDFSQFNKAKTVKQTFAEHVYLQYLLVSGIYMLEPWEQRLFNWVIIFVLTTFISLITFFVV from the exons ATGTCTACGACGGCTACAGCAACCACCACCACAACAAAAGCATTCGAAAATGACTATGGGGATTTCAGCCAGTTCAACAAGGCAAAAACTGTAAAg CAAACGTTCGCCGAGCACGTCTATCTTCAATATCTACTAGTCTCTGGAATCTACATGCTTGAGCCTTGGGAGCAGCGTCTCTTCAACTGGGTTATCATCTTTGTGCTCACAACATTCATTTCCCTAATCACCTTCTTTGTCGTCTAA
- the F13H10.8 gene encoding ABC transporter permease (Confirmed by transcript evidence), whose product MLEPWEQRLFNWVIIFVLTTFISLITFFVV is encoded by the coding sequence ATGCTTGAGCCTTGGGAGCAGCGTCTCTTCAACTGGGTTATCATCTTTGTGCTCACAACATTCATTTCCCTAATCACCTTCTTTGTCGTCTAA